The region AATTACTGTATTAtataacacacagcacaaatatttttgctgaGGACATACGGAGCATATAGCAAAGTGCTGAAAATCCCATACTTTGTACATTTTCCTTACAGTTTATTActggtcagaaactgacatGACACACatagcacgcacacacacacacacacacacacacacacacacacacacatatatatatatatatatatatatatatatatatatatatatataatatatatataaacaaataatgtttttcaaacatgtgtttgagtgagtttgtgtgtgtgtgtctgtgtgtgtgtgtgtgtgtgtgtgtgtgtgtgtattcacatcTATTGCGCCCTGGAACCACATTATCACATTTAGTTGACAAAGTGCTAAGTCAAGTGAGAGCACATTATTGCAGCTTTGTGATTAGATGTTCTCTTCCCCATTACCCTTGACACATTTTCTTTGCAACAGATTAAGGATCTGAACAGTCTGGGCTTCTTCTTCCAAGTTTAAATTGTAGTTGTGCCATTCAAGTACTTTCTAGAATTTCCTCACAGCAAATGGAAGCAAAGGTATCAAATTCCAGTAGCTGGTTAAGGCatgacttttcttttttctttctgtcacctacacacacacagagacaaacattctctctctctctctctctctctctctctctctctctctctctctctctctctctctctcattccctgtTTCCCTGTGTCTATCTGTAAGCCCCCTCCCCGGTAATCTAGTGTTGATCTCTGGCAGAACTTGCACTTGGTGACACAGGGAACAGTTCCCACCAGAATAACCACTGATGTACTACGATCTCTTCAAAGTTATGGAAAAACTTTTGAGCCACATTCTTTACAATGCATCTTCTATCTGTCAGATATCAGTAAGGATTTGATAGCTGTAGGTTGGGATCTGAGATCTCTGCACTGAGGCTGTCACTAGGGCAAACCTGTTCAGCCCTGCAGTGGCACGTGGGAAACCTCATCCTTGAGCCTGCAGAAATAGTTCAGAACCTTGTGACCCGCCCAAATGCAGAAACCACGGTCTAACACAAGCAATGTTTGATGTTTAGCTTGTTTAGCACAGGACCAGACAGAGAATGAAGTTGGATAGAAATGATGATGGGATGAACATGTATGAAAGGTGAGGAGAAGGAGCAGATGGGAGAATAGCAATTAAGTATCAGAGTCATAGGATTATGTGGGGGAGAAGTGCTGAGCAGGGCAGTTCAGCAGCTATAGAACAGGCTGAGAGGAAAACACCGCAATCCACAGCTGCTAACGGCAGTCCCAGGCTGCCCTGGATGACCTCATGCACAGAGCCATTCcaaaacagagaaagggaggaagagaggaatgagttagagaaaatggaagaaagtaagagagagacagacagaaacagagacagacagagagagagggagagagagagatatataaaGAGAGTGCTTTATTGTAACGTGGCAGCTAACTGTGCTGAGTGGGACATGGCCACTTCTAAGATTCCTTTGCTCCACCTCCACTTCCCCCTACTtaagtggggagagagaggaggagagagggaatggggtggggggggggggaggaagaggagaccgTGGACAAAATTCAATTTCACAAACTGAGGGTGAAATGATGTCCAAGACATCTGTAGCAAAATCTGTAAAAGCTTGGTAACTCCAGTTTCTTATGTATGGCTCTAATGTGCCGAGACACATGTTGATCAAAGCACTGACTTCTAAAAACCTGCCCAAAATCACTGGATAGACATCTGTGCAGCCAACCCACTTGAAGCTATTCTCTGAACTGTGAAAAATGTGGTATTTTGTGCACTGGAGCTCAATTGTTTtagctgtgtgttcagtgaggtcactctattattttttttttgctgttttggcATCCAGCTCTTTCTTTAAGAGTGTTTTTCTTTAGCATTCTTGAGCACCATCAGGATGGTACTTGTTGATAATGATTAAAATGGGTCTGaagaaggtgtgtgggtggcaTTTATTTCTAAACTTTATTCTGGTAATGTCCATAAACTGCAGCTAACTTTATTATGTCTATTATGAACCTGGCAGCCATTAAATCTGAATAATGCCTTTAAGTAAACATATGAAAGGAATCAGGTCACTGTGGCACTGtgtagaaatatttattttgttgcatAATTAAAAGTATAAGCATGAGACCTGAATATGAGAACTGTGACCaggcaacaaacaaacaaacaaacaaaacaaacccaaacactcAATATTACTTGTTAGTCCAGTGTAGAGTATACAGACTGACTTAACTCCGCTCCTAAATTTCCTCCTTTCCTTCACATCCCACTCGGGTCATGAGTTGGGCCGCTAAGGATCTGTTACTTAAGGCAGATTAGATCAGATCTCTATTACATTGACTGCCATGCGTTTGTCTGACTTTAACCAAATGATTTATGCTCTAATATGTGTCATCTTAAAGGGACTGCAGTGGTGAAATAATTCAGTTTTCTTCCATGACCTAAACCCATATTAAGTAATAcctgaaaaataatatttattgaaaaaatgtaatttagaaACTCATTGTAAATATTTAGTTACATTTGTGCGTGTGAAGATATGAaaactttttttgctttttacattcattcatccaATATGATAAACCTGACAAATAGCGTCTCTTTCACCCTGAGAATAATACAATACTGATGAACTTCAGTACCAAAGCTCACGGTTCGCAATGCATTTGCAGGCTCACCAAAGACAAATACTTTTCATAATACGCCCCTCAGAAAGTTTTAAATGCTGCTAAATACCTCATAGTACTCAAGTGGACAATACTGTCCCTTGAAAACGTGAGTGGACAATACTTTCCTTTCGTTTCATTTTGCAAAACAACTGTCAAAACGCGTCAAATTATCTTGTTTTAAAACTTTGAGGGTAAAGTCAGTTAAAATATATTGTGAGAATGCAAATGTTCAAAATCAAAACTTCTAAAAAGAGTAAACATTCTGCAGATATGCCTACCTGTCAATAGTGGATTCTGGGCGCTGAGCGTGACCAGAAGCGCGAGGAAAGCCCGTGCTGCCGTGGGAGACATTGCGAATAGTGCTCCAGTATGAGAAGGgacagagaagggagagaggattGGGATGCTCGAGGTCGGGCACCCTCTGTTACAGCTTGTGCTTCCTACGTTATGTCTCCCTCTTCCGGGAATGCGAGGCACTTTAAACTTGCCTGAGTCCTTTCCAAAGTGCGCGCAGAAATAGCGTTGACTTACTCTCTACCATTAAGTCCTTGTAATTTTGCTTTTACACAATGAATTATACGCTTCTTGGATTTTCGAAAgttgaataaaattaaaagtgaaagaATATTTCATGGAAGATTTATAATATCATAACACCCATAGaatgtattcatttgtttgcGTTCAAAAGTCTAAAATAAAAGCCACCAGTTCTGGGAGGCTGCTCTTTTTCACAAGACCGCTTAGGTATTTCCCCATaggttgttttcttttcatttaaacCAGAACACTTCAGGCGACTTATGTACACGTGCCATTCCACGGACCTTGCAAGTACTGGAAATTATCATGTGGAAGAATTTGCGCTGTGTGAACACCCACTCCTGCTCGCGAACAATCTCTTTGCGGCATTTATTTTCGACTGCTTCGACGAGCCATGTAGTGCATACATGTACACTTTATGCTTTATGTTGTGAATTCTTGCTCTGCAAGATTTCCACTGTTTCCCTAATTTGCTAGGGAAGCTTGCACCATTCCCATATCAAATTGACAGTTTCGAGTCTGTAAGTTAGGGTGCTATACCAGTTGTGAATGACACTGAAAAATGCTGGAACTGATGTATTTTGTTGTGGGATGCTTCTAGAATATAGTCACTTTTGAGTCAGTGGCTTGGTTTAGAGAGAGAATTCCCCTTGACTTTGTGTAACATTGTTACAGAATGATGTAATATCAAGTCAAACCAACTGTAATATCAagacaaatcaaattaaatcacTTTTATGATCACATTACTTTAGCACAGATGAAAAGCTTGGTTCCCTCATCCCTCAcagtatataaatacacaataatcataataaaataaagaatatatacaaattaaCATACAATAACATATCAATTAAGTctatgtattttaataatgcataattaaaatTTGCTTGTGTAAAGCTTCGTACAATAAACCCATAAAATCATGTGAAGCTCAGCTTTCTAGAGAGTCttgcataaaaaaacaaacaaaatggctaAAGAAATTTGCAGCTAACAGTAGTTAAGGTCAGAAACCAGCCAGtctaacacaaactgtgcaaTGCAACAGAATACAGAACTCAGCAATTAATAAGATCAGAGACTAGTGAACCCAAACACTTTGGTATTGCATAGTTCTGGTTAGTTGCCCATTGgaagtgtgtgttctgcattgAGTGCACGACCTCCAATGCTCATTGCTTTGGAATGAGGTGAACAGGATTTGATAAGAAGCCTTGGCTTAACCACCTGTTTTTTGTTGAACTCACTTAGTTCAGGCATTTGCTTCTTGATGTCTCAATGATGTCAGATGGTGAAACCACTCTTTATTTTTGATGCTTATTGGGCTTTAAGATGTTTGATAAATTTTGCCATGTCATAAAAGATAATATTTATATGTGACTACAAGTATGTAGTTTTCCACTGAATGACTTAATGATTTCTTTGTAAGAAGAACTAAATGTTTATCTAGCTGTAGGTGACTAATACATTTATATCTAAACCAGAGCCATTCATTTCCACATTTGGAAGTTAGACAGAAATCATAAAGTAACACAGATCTATTTTCGGTCTTGTTTTCCAAACACAAGCACCTCCACTCACACTTGGTTTAAAGGACTTATTTATGACCAcaatttgtctctctctctctctctctctctctctctctctctctctctctctctctcacacacacacacacacacacacacactttctcactctctttctgtctctctcttttactctcactGAACACAAACCTGTTTTGCCAGTTAACAAAAGTGGACAGCTTTGATTTTACTCAAATGATAGCAAAACTAGGAGTTGGTCTTGGCCTTTAAGCATTCTGCTCTGagaataaacataaaatctCATGACCATTCCCTGATGTTCAGACATACCACACCACTAACTCGTGCAGTTCCCTTAAACTAATGTATATTCAGAACTTTGTGAATATCGCCCCCTGTTGGCAGTGCTGGTCATCTGCGATTAAAGCGCATATCTCGCATGATGCAGTCATCCAGTGTTGTTCTGGTTCCTGATGGCAGGGTCTGGTAGCCGCAGACACCCTCTGGCCTCATGCTTTTCATGGGGGGTAGGCAACTAAAGTACCAACCAGCTAGAGAGCCACAATTCAAATATACATTCTACTGTTTTCCTTTGTGCTTTACTGCAAGTAGCAATAGTTGGAAACAAAACTATTTAACAATAGATTACAAATAGATTACATTTCTtatcacttaaaaataaaatcctgATGGTTTGTATTTAGatacttgtttttttaatggacgGTGAAAAAAAATGGTGGTATTGTATGCGGACCTAACCTAACTTGCATGATAAATGTGTTCAGACATTCTCTTTCCAGCTCACACGCAGGCACCTGTACCTTCTTATGTCTGGGACcatgctgtgtgttctccttcTGGCACATTGCACACTCAcgtcttcattttgtttatttcatcacAGTTTGCTTTAAAACCTCAGTTGAAGGGTGTATGCTGTTACAAGTAAAGAAACTAAGCTCTAAGAAATACTCTATTttaacaaatgtataaaatcatttttaatttctaacTGATTACGGTCTCACATAAGTTACTAGCTGGAATGCTTACATTCAGTACAATTCATGAGAGAAATTAAGCGGTAAAATACAATAACATAGCAGCAAGCGAAAAAGAACAACCCTGTTTTGCCACATCAAAAAcacttctgctgtgtgtgttgcttggTGTCCCTCAGTGGCAAGCAGAAGAAAGGCACAGGCTGCAGGGTGCCTGTCTGGTCGTTGTAgttccctctgtgtttctgtgccagCTGGAGAACAAGAGCTGGTAAGCACAATGCTGAGAGGCACACGTGTCATTGTGTCTCACAGggtctcttttacacacacacacacacacacacacacacacacacacacacacacacacacacacactctctctctctctctctctctctctctctctctctctcacacacacacacacacacacacaatctctctttttctctctctctctctctctctctctctctctctctcacacacacacaatcaatctctctctctctctctctctctctctctctctctctcgtatctGATATTCCTTCCCTGTAACACTCTCTTTCTATGTTATCTTAGAGATTCCCATGTCTTCGGTGCCATAGACTGTATTCGAAAGATATAAGCACCCAGCATGACACAAGTGGCTGAGCACCAGGAGTCCGAGGACAATACACTACAGTCCCCTCACCTCAGCAAATTGCACGATCTCTCGTTGGCGATTGAAGTGTACGTTGTAACGCGCCCAGTAGGGGGTGTTCAGAGCTCGGTCTCTGTTCATGGAGCGCTGCGCAATGACCAGCGTATCAGCATTGGAGTAGATAGAAGGAAACATGCCACCTTTACTGTATGCACTAGCGCTGGAGGCCATGGCTGCACACCGGAAATCCTGGAAATACTTGATGGTCGCATTTCCAAACGTGTCCCCGTACAGGAACTTGGCGTTTGGCACATGCCCACAGTACCTAAATAATTCAGCATGATtgacagcaggaaaaaaaaaaaaccgcaaaCTATATGCAAAACATGATTTAGACACAATCGAAACGTAACGTAGCGTATTACTATTTTTTGTAATAACCACAATTCTGAACTGTCACTGAGAGAGCACGTGTCGATGTAAAATAAATAGTTGTTGCTGGACCACCATAAGTAGTATcatgcatttttatataattaattcTTCATTTTTACCCAGGCATCAGAGAAGACGGAAGGTAGGTCGCATTGTTGTGCGTGATAAGAGTGCCGTTTCCTCTGAAAGTCATGTCTTGCATTCCTCAGACCGGACCACAGAACTCAAGGTCGATCGTAGCCCGCTTTTCCAGAGCGACAACACGGAGTTGCTTGGTAACAACTCAGTTTT is a window of Electrophorus electricus isolate fEleEle1 chromosome 3, fEleEle1.pri, whole genome shotgun sequence DNA encoding:
- the fam166c gene encoding protein FAM166C A, with amino-acid sequence MQDMTFRGNGTLITHNNATYLPSSLMPGYCGHVPNAKFLYGDTFGNATIKYFQDFRCAAMASSASAYSKGGMFPSIYSNADTLVIAQRSMNRDRALNTPYWARYNVHFNRQREIVQFAELAQKHRGNYNDQTGTLQPVPFFCLPLRDTKQHTQQKCF